TACACGCTTCAACAATATCTTTAATATTGctgtttgccccactgtaaggCATTCTATTGTAATGATTGtgcttttctgtttgtctgtattGAATGATTGATATTTGTGTTCTGCACCCCTGTAGGATCCATAAGGAGGACATAGAGAGTGAGTTTCAGAGAGAGGTGAAGAAAGTAAAGGAGGCGAAGGAGGAGGCGCAGAAACAGGAGGAGCTACGGGCTCAGATGGAGGACTTTCTCGAGGTAGCCTGCCTGTGTATTCTCCATGCCTTTCAGATCTTGTATCGCTACTTTCCCCTATACTGTATACCTATGTAATGTTTCCAGTGCCACAAGTTTTGCCTGACCACataacctgaccaggaaaaactctgggcccttgTCATAGCCTTAATAACCTCTGGTGGTGAATCTACAACTCTAGGACCAYTGTTGAGGTTATTGATGTTTGTGGTCCCCTGTAGGTTCAGAAATGTACTCTGCGACCCTAATGGCACCCCTTTTCCatttgtatagtgcactacttttgaccagggcccataggggtctaTTCAAAACTACTGCACTATatggggaacagggtgccatttgggccacaaCCTTAGTtatttctgttctgtgtgtggtcCKTTGTAGGAAGCAGAGTGTCGTCTGGCTGAGACTGAGCTCTCTCTGCAGTCGCTGGGTTCAGTCAGTGACTCAGTGGCTGAGTACTTCTGTGAAGACCCCAGCAAGTTCAGACTGGATGAATGCTGCTCCATCTTCAACTCTTTCTGTGAGAAATTCCTGAGGGCCATCCAGGTAAAAAACGYTTTACAAAATAGTGTATATACTCCTTTTGCATACTATTATTTGATGCTCTCTGATTTACTGACTGCCATCTTGGCCTCCTTGGGAACATAGATCTCCATCTCACTCTTTTCTGTGTGAGGACTTTTGGCTGGCTTTTGTCTTCAATGAGTAtctctgtcgtttctcttttctctttaacCTTCCCTGATTTCTTGGTAGATTCCAGTGTTCACTGCCTCTGGCTCCCTAACATGTGTTATTCTATCTGTGTGTAGGAGAACCGTGATCGTGAGGTGGCGGAGGTGAAGAGGAGAACCAGAGACAGACTGTTGAGTGATGCTAATGCTGCTAAACGCCGTTCCACCGCCACCTGCTCCATACGGGACAAGGACATGGAGGGTGTGGCCCTGGAGTCCGTACTACGGAAGTTGGTCATACTTTCTTTTGAAATATAatctgttattttctgtttttctttttgtaatgtgtttttctttttttctgtaaaAGTGTGTTGTGACATTCATATGAACTttgaataaagtttgatttgatttagggtCCTGACCAGTCGTGTGTCCCAAAGGAGAAAAGGCTCGGGCATGCCCTCCCCCACCATTAGCAGACTGTCAGAGGTTCCCATTCAAGCAAACCTTCCCTCGGCAGAACGGGGAAATCGAAGTTGTGTCAAGGCCACAGAGGTGTGTAAGGAGAATGAGTGGGACTCAGCCAGAGATCTGGCTGGGACCTCTCAGAGTGACCAGAAGGACCAGTCCCACAGCAAAAGGAACCGGAGGGAGAATGTGGTTCCACATCCTGAGGAGACACAGCAGAACCCTAAGAAACCAGATGGTTCTACACAGCCAACCAGGAGAACCGGTAGCAGCAGCTCCTCCTCCTGCACCTCCACAGGTAGACCCATCTCAGTGACGATGAAGGACaaggaggaaaaggaagaggaggagggaaatgaGGAAGAAGCCCAGAAGTTGCGTGAAGTGTCCAGGAAGGTTCTGAGGTATCAGAGCAGCCGTGGTAGTCTTTCGTCTGGGGAGTACGGCCTGGAGCAGCAGAAGTCTCCTAATGCCACCAATAATACTAACACCTCCACAAGATCACCCAACGCTACGACCACTAATGCTACAtcctccaccatctccaccaTCACCTCCACCTCCCCTCACCAGAGGACCTTCCAAGAGGACAGACAGCGGCTGCTAGGAGATGCATGTAGAGGCAGCGAGAGCCTGGCTAGATACCTCCTcaaccctcacctctcccccaAGGAAATAATCACCCGCAGACACACCTTCACCCTCCCCCCTAAAGCCCCTCCtactgaggaagaggaagaagaagaggatgatcTGTTTACTTTCCCTACTACTCCGTCTCCTATTCTGGGGGTCATAGGGGGGATGAAGTCAGTAGACACTGATCTGATGTCCCTGAAACACAGAGCCTCTGGAGGGCCTAACCGTACCAACCTCCCTGGCCACTCTGAGAAGTCTTGTGTCCGAGACCTGGTGTCTAAGAGCCCCAWGTCAAAACACAAAGACTTGACAGCAAGTTTCAACATCCCCAGGGACTCTGAAAACAGAGGCTTGGAGGTACCCACCACCCCTCGCCACTGTGAGACATCTGGTGTCCAGCGGGACAAGGTGTCCAACAGCTTGTCAGCAGCAGAGAGACCTACACACGTAGAGATAGGAGAGCTGAACCAAGACAAGAGCTCCTCTATAGTCAAGACAAAACCTCCCCCCTTACACCTAGAACTCAACCACAACCAGGATGAGGACATAAAGGAGTTTTCTCCCGCCCCTCTCCAGATACTCGTCTCCCAGGAACCCAAACAGGCTGACCCTCCTCAAAGCCCCAAACACAATATGGCTAACCCCTCTAAGAGCCGGAAGACCAAACTTTCAGAGGGCAAT
The genomic region above belongs to Salvelinus sp. IW2-2015 linkage group LG4p, ASM291031v2, whole genome shotgun sequence and contains:
- the LOC111956809 gene encoding inverted formin-2-like — its product is MESAIAPPPPPPPPPPLAPPPPPPCPPPPGPPPPPGIGFGLSTGRQLNVSKMRNFNWDAIPKHVVVGKHNIWTEEKTLGEYELDTQRIEELFSHSQQQGQGQKALNRQSIRGKPTNSQGTEVVSILNSKRSMNVGIFLKQFKRPVGDMIKDISSGNGLKFGTGKLKELCKLLPEKEEVKQLVGFKGDQSALPEADLFMMLLIKFCVFYVLNACCVIEYESLFVPFLLVMRRPQQFSSQRRVFPLMDEMKQSIATMITAGKELLESDDLHSVIRLVLKTGNYMNAGGYAGSAIGFRMASLLKLVDTRANKPGMNLMHYVVMQAQKVDVALLKFPDKLTHIADAARIHKEDIESEFQREVKKVKEAKEEAQKQEELRAQMEDFLEEAECRLAETELSLQSLGSVSDSVAEYFCEDPSKFRLDECCSIFNSFCEKFLRAIQENRDREVAEVKRRTRDRLLSDANAAKRRSTATCSIRDKDMEGVALESVLRKVLTSRVSQRRKGSGMPSPTISRLSEVPIQANLPSAERGNRSCVKATEVCKENEWDSARDLAGTSQSDQKDQSHSKRNRRENVVPHPEETQQNPKKPDGSTQPTRRTGSSSSSSCTSTGRPISVTMKDKEEKEEEEGNEEEAQKLREVSRKVLRYQSSRGSLSSGEYGLEQQKSPNATNNTNTSTRSPNATTTNATSSTISTITSTSPHQRTFQEDRQRLLGDACRGSESLARYLLNPHLSPKEIITRRHTFTLPPKAPPTEEEEEEEDDLFTFPTTPSPILGVIGGMKSVDTDLMSLKHRASGGPNRTNLPGHSEKSCVRDLVSKSPXSKHKDLTASFNIPRDSENRGLEVPTTPRHCETSGVQRDKVSNSLSAAERPTHVEIGELNQDKSSSIVKTKPPPLHLELNHNQDEDIKEFSPAPLQILVSQEPKQADPPQSPKHNMANPSKSRKTKLSEGNGFMSFFKRLGERSKPM